One part of the Bdellovibrio bacteriovorus genome encodes these proteins:
- a CDS encoding pyridoxine 5'-phosphate synthase, producing the protein MKHKIRLGVNVDHVATLRQVRGGTTAYPNLLDMVKKSVKGGAEQITIHLREDRRHIQLEDLKVLSKHCSVPLNLEMAATSQMVTYAKKYRPDWVCFVPEKRAELTTEGGLDVKKGFKKMFPMVEKLQRIGIEISMFIEPSIEQVEASYEIGADAVEFHTGKWVMLKGARKAAEWKRLCEAAEWAHYLGLNVHAGHGLDYEHSKLINKLPYLQEVNIGHSLVCYALEHGMEDSVRKMRKILK; encoded by the coding sequence TGGCGACACTTCGTCAGGTGCGTGGCGGGACAACGGCTTATCCTAATCTGCTGGATATGGTGAAAAAGTCCGTCAAAGGTGGCGCAGAACAAATCACGATTCATCTTCGTGAAGACCGCCGTCATATTCAATTGGAAGATCTTAAAGTGCTTTCCAAGCATTGCTCCGTGCCGCTGAATCTGGAGATGGCGGCGACCTCTCAGATGGTGACTTACGCCAAAAAGTATCGTCCTGACTGGGTGTGCTTCGTTCCGGAAAAGCGTGCCGAGCTGACAACTGAAGGCGGTCTGGACGTAAAGAAAGGCTTTAAGAAAATGTTCCCGATGGTTGAAAAGCTTCAGCGCATCGGTATTGAGATCTCGATGTTTATTGAGCCTTCCATTGAGCAGGTTGAAGCGTCCTATGAAATCGGTGCGGATGCGGTTGAATTCCACACGGGTAAATGGGTTATGTTAAAAGGCGCGCGCAAGGCGGCTGAATGGAAGCGTCTTTGTGAGGCGGCTGAATGGGCGCACTATCTGGGGCTGAATGTTCACGCAGGTCACGGGCTTGATTACGAGCACTCCAAGCTTATCAATAAGTTGCCGTATCTTCAGGAAGTGAATATTGGACATTCTCTGGTGTGTTATGCGCTAGAGCATGGCATGGAAGACTCCGTTCGCAAGATGAGAAAAATCCTGAAGTAA